Below is a genomic region from Granulicella sibirica.
CTCATCCAGGTAGCGAGCAGCAGCAAAGACCCCGCCGTCCGCAAGCAAGCCGTCTTCTGGCTGGGAGAGTCCAAAGATCCCCGCGCCCTCGACTACCTCACCGCCCTCCTCAGGCAATAGCACTCCGACAACAGGGTCCCCACCTTCGCCGCAGCTTCATCGCCGCTAAGGTGGGAACCCATACCGCCCACGTGCCGCCTGCCTTTGCCGTTGTCGTTGACGTTGCTTATTTGGACGTCCTTCCCGAAGGGAACTGCGTGTGCACTTGTCATCGCCTTCCAGCTAAACATCTCCAGCCCTTTTAGGACTCCACTTTTTCCGCGCCGGGGCCGCCGGACCAGCAGGGTCCACCTCAACGACCGGAGCCACCACGGCCTCATCAACCAAAACCTCAGCAACCTTCCCCTTAGGCTCCCACTTCTTACGCACCGGCGGCTCCACTGATTCCGCCGCACTCTCCTGGACAATCGGCAACCTGGCTTCCACCTCAACCAACTTCTTAGACTCCCACTTCTTCCTCTCCGAAAACACAACCACGTCAGGAGAAGTCGCTTCCATCAAAGGCGTCACCACCTCCGGCACAACCACCGGCAGTTCGACCGGCGCGACAACCTCAGCAACCACCCTCACAGGCGGCTCAACAACCCCACCCCCACCCCGCAAAACCCCCTCCCAAAGCAACTCCGCCACATCCTTCACAACAACATCCTCCCCCTTCCCGGGAGTACTCCCAAGCATGCTCTTACAAAACGGACACCCAACCGCCAGCACCTTCTCCCCCTCACCCTCTCCGAGCACCCCCCGAGCCTCCCGCACCCGGTTCTCCGAGATCCTCTCCTCCCCCGCCTCCTCTTCCTTCCAGAACTGAGCCCCACCCGCCCCGCAGCAAAACGAGCCCTCCCGCGACCGCCCCATCTCCACCACATCGTTCGAAAGCACCTTCAGCAGATTCCGCGGCGCGTCATACACCCCGTTGTGCCGCCCCAGGTAGCAAGGATCGTGATACGTCACCTTCGCCCCCGAAGACACCGCCTCCAGCTTCCCCGCCGTCACTAGGGTCTCCAGATACTCCGTATGGTGAACGACCCGGAACTCCCCCCCGATCTGCCCATACTCCTTCCCAATCGCATTCATGCAATGCGGACAACTAGCCACAATCAGCTTCGGCTTCACGTCATGGAGCGTGGCGACATTCTCATCCGCAAGCTGCCGATACAGAAGCTCATTCCCCGCCCGCCGCGCGCTATCCCCCGTGCAGCACTCCCGCTTCCCAAGCACCGCATAGTCCACGCCCGCATGATCGAGCAACTGCACAAATGCCCGCGCCGTCTTCTGCGCCGAAGGATCATAGCTAGCCGCGCACCCCACCCAGTACAAGACCTCCGGCTCCGGATTCTCCTCCGTCGTCCGAACCTTCAACCCCTCCGCCCAATCCAGCCTCTTCCCCCGGTTGATCCCCCACGGATTCTGCGCCCTCTCCATCCCTCGAAACGCCGTCTGCAACTGCTGCGGAAACTCCCCTTCGATCAACACCTGATTCCGCCGGATATCGAGGATATCGAGCATCTGCTCATCCCCCACCGGGCAAACCTCGACGCATGCCCCACACGTCGTACAAGCCCACGCCGCCTCCGGCGAAATCGCAAATTGCAGCAACCCTCGCGGGCTATCCCCACCCAGTTCAAACGCCGTCCCCAGCCGGTTCAACTCCATCCGCTTATTGATCTCGAGCGCCGCGGGACTCAGCGCCTTCCCCGTAGCCGCCGCCGGACAAACATCCTGGCACCGGTTGCATTGGATACATGCATACGCATCCAGCATCCTCGGCCAAGCCAGGTCCTCGAGCTTCGCCGCCCCAACAACCCCACCCTCCTCCAGGTTCAACTCCAACGGGGGCATAACCCCAGAAGAAGCCTTCCGCTCCACCACATACTTCAACGGAGCCATGAATAAATGAACATGCTTCGTATAGGGAAAGTAAGCCAGAAACAGAAGCACGCTCCCCAGCGCTCCCCAATAACCAAACACCATGACAACCTGCGCATGCGCCGCCGGAACCAACCCAGCTAGCAACGAAGCAAACGGCTGATACCGATCCGGGCCATCTACGACGATCTTCGCTGCAGCCCCCAGAGCCCGGCTCCCCACATGAAACAGGATGAACCCCGACACAATCACCGAGTCCCGCGAGATCCTCCCGCGCCTCACATCCTCATGCAGCAGTGTCCGCTCATGGAACTGAAAGTCCCTCCGGCTCGGCAGCAGAAATCTCCTCGCAACGAGCGCCACCACGCCCACCAGCACCAGAAAACTGAACACATCCGCCAGCAAAAGGTAACCCGCAGTGAATACATTCGCAGGCCGCAGATCCAGCGAATAAAACCCCTCAACTGCATCCACCAGGTTCACCAGCCCATACAGCACGAACCCATAGAAAATGAACGAGTGAAACACCCCCACCACCGGTCGCCTCTTGAACGTCCGGCTCTGTGCCAGCGTCGTAACCAGCGCAGCCCCAACCCGGCCCGCCAGCCCATCGAAGCGCGCCTCGGTATCCCGCCGCCCCCGCCTGATCTTCCGATACAGCCGGTAAAACCCCCACAGCCCCCAGGCCCCGGTCATCACCGCAAAGACAACAAACCCGACCTTGCTTGAGAGTGGAAGCATAGCGAACGCAAACTCCGTGACGCGACCAGCTTACTTCGTCAACTCATCCAGAATCGCCGGAAGCACTGCACCTACATCACCAACAATCCCATAATCCGCCACCTTGAAGATCGGAGCCTCGGCGTCCTTATTGATCGCCACGATCAACTTACTCTTATTCATCCCCGAAAGGTGCTGCACCGCCCCGGAGATCCCCACCGCCACATACACCTTCGGCTGCACCGTCTTCCCTGTCTGCCCTACCTGCTCCGCATAGGGCCGCCACCCGGCATCGACAACCGCCCGCGTAGCCCCTACCGCCGCCCCAAGCTTATCCGCCAGCGGCTCGATCAGCTTCGCGAACCCCTCCGCCGTCCCCACCCCGCGCCCACCGGCCACAACAATATCCGCCTCGGTCAGCGAAACCCGTTCCGTTTTCTCCGAGATCTTACCCGTCACTACCACTCGCGCCTTCGGCAGACTCAGATCAACATCGAACTGCTCCGCAGCGACAGCCAGCGGAGCAGCCGCCCCATAGGCCCCCGGCTTGACCGTCACCACAACAACCGGCCCCTTCGCCTCAATCGTCTCCGTCACCCTAGCCAGAAACGTATACCTCTGCGCCGCCAGCGCCCCACCCTCATCCTTCAGCGAGATCACATCCTCGAGCAGCGGCGCGTCCAGCTTCACCGCAACACGGGGACTATACTCCCGCCCACTCCGGCTCCCCCCAATCAGAACCGTATGCGCCTCCCCTTCGGTAGCAATCTGCGCCACCGCCGCCGCCCAGACCTCCGGATCATATTGCGCCAACTCCGGCACATCCCCCACCAGCACCTGGTCCACATACCGAGCCACATCCACCGCCACGGCGGCCACGCCGCTCCCAAGCACAAGCGCCGTCACCCCACCCGCACGCCCTGTCTCCCGAGCCGCCGCCACCATCTCCAGCGTGCTCTTCGCGACCTTTCCCCCACCGTGCTCGACGAGCACCAGGATCATGCGATCACCCGCGCTTCATGCCGCAGCAGATCCACAAGCTGCGCCGCCGCCCCCTGCGCATCCTTGCCATCGAGAATCTTCCCCAGCCGACTCTTCACCTGTATCTCCGCACCCTGGAACACCACCGCCGGAGCCACGCCAAACCTCTCCAGCGTCTCCTTCCGCGTCTCTTTCTTCTTCGCCTTCATAATCCCCGGCAGCGTCGGATACCGTGGCTCATTCAACCCCTGCTGCGTCGTCACCACCGCCGGCAGCGCAACCGAAAACGACTCGCTCCCCGCATCCACATCATGCTTCCCCGTCAGCGTCCCTTCAGCCAGTTCAAGCCCATTTACCCACGTCACCTGAGCCCACCCGAGCCTCTCCGCCGTAGCCGCCCCAAGCGCGTGACTATCCCAATCCGCCTGCTGCCCACCCGACAAAATCAACTCCGCTCCCTCTTCCGTCGCGATCGCAGCCACCACCCGGCTCAGCGCCATCGCGTCCAGCACCACATCTGTCTCCACATGGATAGCCCGATCCGCCCCCATCGCCAGCGCCGTCCTCAGCGCATCCTGCATCCTCGCTGGCCCCACCGCCACCGCCACAATCTCCGCGTCCGCCCCACGCTCCCGCAGCCGCAACGCCTCTTCGACCCCATATTCATCCATGGTGTCCATCACCAGCTTGCTCGCCCCCAAAGCGACCGCGCCACCCTCCACCCGCACACTCTCCTCGGCATCCAGCACCTGCCGAATCAAAGTCAAAACCCGCATCCGCCCAGCTCCAATCCACGTCCGGCGATCCTGCCCGTAGATCGCCATACGGAGCATACTGAATGACCATTCATTCCGTCAACGAATCAAGCCGTCCTCAAGCTATCCTAAAGCCGCCCACCCCGAGGAACATCCCGATCCGACCGCGCAGGCATACTGACAATCAGCGCCGTTGCAGACACCTCGCCCGAACACCGAAAGCTCCGTGTCGTCTCCGCATCCAGGAACGCCACATCCCCGCCCTCAAGCCGTTCGTTCCGGCTCCCGAAAACCACATCCAGAGCACCCGAGATCATGTAAACCATCTCGTGCCCTTGATAAATCCTCGGCTGAAACGGCGGAGTATCCGTGTTCGGGAAAAACTCCGCAAGACAAGGCCCTAGACTCCGATCCGGAACCAGGATGCCGAAGCTCTCCGCGATGTGCGACGGGTTTGTCGGCCGAGGCTGCGGCAGACGGATTCTGTCCTTCCGTCTCTGGATTCGAAAGAAACTATGTTTCTCCGGCTGAAAAAAGTATGAAAGGTCCTTGCCGAAGGCCAGCCCAAGCCGAGCCAAATTCCGCAGAGTAGGAACCACCCGGCCCGTCTCCAACTGCGAAAGAAAGCTGGCGGAAAGCCCCGTGGCCTGGCCCAACTCCACAAGGCCCATAGAGCGCTTGAGACGTAACTGCTTAATGCGGCTGCCGATCTGACTCTCCGCAAGAATCAGTTCCACTGCATTCGGGTCAACTTCGTCGAAATCAATAGCCGGAGTATCCATGATTCCTTGGATGCCACCTCCGGGCTTGAAGGAAGCCGCAGCGTCTCGCGCCTAGCCCGCTTCCAGCATCATCCCTTCCGTTGCCGCGCAGGTATTCGGAAAATAAGTTCGCGCCCGTTCAACGATCTCATCCATATGCTCGTCATCATGACCCGGGTCATGATGAAACAGCACAAGCTGCTTTACCCCCGCCCGTTTCGCCACGTTCACGGCTTCGAGCCACGTACCATGCCCCCACCCCGCATGGGTCGGATACTCCTCCGGAGTAAACTGCGCGTCATAGATCAGCACCTCGGCGCCTTTCGCAGCTTCCAGAAGCCTTTCGTCCGCCGCATCAATCCCGTGCTCGTGGTCCGTCGCGTATACCACCGTCTTGCCGCCGATCGACACCTTGTACCCGTTCGCGCCCTCAGGATGCGTCAGCGCAAACGAAGAGATATGCACTCCTTCCTCGAAGGACGTCCCCTTTCCTGTAATCTGCGCGAACTGCATCTCTGCCGCAAGCAGGTCGAAATGAACGGGAAAGTAGGGCGTGGCCATCTGCCCCCGCAGGATCTCCCGCAACTGCGCAACCGGACGAGCCGAGTGGAAGGTAATCGTGTTCGCCTTCGCATACAGCGGAAGAAAGAACGGCAGCCCCTGCAGATGGTCCCAGTGGAAGTGCGTGAGAAAGATGTTCACGTTCTCGCACGGCCGGCGATTCTTCAGAAGGTCGATCCCCAGGTTCCGTATCCCGGTCCCAGCGTCGAAAATAAAGCATTCGCCGGTTGAAAGTGCGATCTCAACACACGGCGTGTTGCCGCCATACCCGAGGTTTCCGGGGGTCGGGGTTGGTATCGAGCCGCGTACACCCCAAAACCGCACCTGCATCGAAGGGGCAGGAGGTGCTCCCCCGGAATCCTGCATGAGTTTCTTCTCCAAAGATCTAGTGCTGCGCCTTGCTCATATCCGCATCCGCCAGCGGTTGCGTCTGCTGGAACTGGTCATACAGTTCCGCACGACCTTTGTAATACTCCCCATGACTCGGATCGCTCGCAATGAGCGAGCTATACGTCGCAACCGCGTCGTACCAAAGTCTCTTGTCC
It encodes:
- a CDS encoding electron transfer flavoprotein subunit beta/FixA family protein, producing MRVLTLIRQVLDAEESVRVEGGAVALGASKLVMDTMDEYGVEEALRLRERGADAEIVAVAVGPARMQDALRTALAMGADRAIHVETDVVLDAMALSRVVAAIATEEGAELILSGGQQADWDSHALGAATAERLGWAQVTWVNGLELAEGTLTGKHDVDAGSESFSVALPAVVTTQQGLNEPRYPTLPGIMKAKKKETRKETLERFGVAPAVVFQGAEIQVKSRLGKILDGKDAQGAAAQLVDLLRHEARVIA
- a CDS encoding MBL fold metallo-hydrolase, producing the protein MQDSGGAPPAPSMQVRFWGVRGSIPTPTPGNLGYGGNTPCVEIALSTGECFIFDAGTGIRNLGIDLLKNRRPCENVNIFLTHFHWDHLQGLPFFLPLYAKANTITFHSARPVAQLREILRGQMATPYFPVHFDLLAAEMQFAQITGKGTSFEEGVHISSFALTHPEGANGYKVSIGGKTVVYATDHEHGIDAADERLLEAAKGAEVLIYDAQFTPEEYPTHAGWGHGTWLEAVNVAKRAGVKQLVLFHHDPGHDDEHMDEIVERARTYFPNTCAATEGMMLEAG
- a CDS encoding electron transfer flavoprotein subunit alpha/FixB family protein, with the protein product MILVLVEHGGGKVAKSTLEMVAAARETGRAGGVTALVLGSGVAAVAVDVARYVDQVLVGDVPELAQYDPEVWAAAVAQIATEGEAHTVLIGGSRSGREYSPRVAVKLDAPLLEDVISLKDEGGALAAQRYTFLARVTETIEAKGPVVVVTVKPGAYGAAAPLAVAAEQFDVDLSLPKARVVVTGKISEKTERVSLTEADIVVAGGRGVGTAEGFAKLIEPLADKLGAAVGATRAVVDAGWRPYAEQVGQTGKTVQPKVYVAVGISGAVQHLSGMNKSKLIVAINKDAEAPIFKVADYGIVGDVGAVLPAILDELTK
- a CDS encoding (Fe-S)-binding protein, which translates into the protein MLPLSSKVGFVVFAVMTGAWGLWGFYRLYRKIRRGRRDTEARFDGLAGRVGAALVTTLAQSRTFKRRPVVGVFHSFIFYGFVLYGLVNLVDAVEGFYSLDLRPANVFTAGYLLLADVFSFLVLVGVVALVARRFLLPSRRDFQFHERTLLHEDVRRGRISRDSVIVSGFILFHVGSRALGAAAKIVVDGPDRYQPFASLLAGLVPAAHAQVVMVFGYWGALGSVLLFLAYFPYTKHVHLFMAPLKYVVERKASSGVMPPLELNLEEGGVVGAAKLEDLAWPRMLDAYACIQCNRCQDVCPAAATGKALSPAALEINKRMELNRLGTAFELGGDSPRGLLQFAISPEAAWACTTCGACVEVCPVGDEQMLDILDIRRNQVLIEGEFPQQLQTAFRGMERAQNPWGINRGKRLDWAEGLKVRTTEENPEPEVLYWVGCAASYDPSAQKTARAFVQLLDHAGVDYAVLGKRECCTGDSARRAGNELLYRQLADENVATLHDVKPKLIVASCPHCMNAIGKEYGQIGGEFRVVHHTEYLETLVTAGKLEAVSSGAKVTYHDPCYLGRHNGVYDAPRNLLKVLSNDVVEMGRSREGSFCCGAGGAQFWKEEEAGEERISENRVREARGVLGEGEGEKVLAVGCPFCKSMLGSTPGKGEDVVVKDVAELLWEGVLRGGGGVVEPPVRVVAEVVAPVELPVVVPEVVTPLMEATSPDVVVFSERKKWESKKLVEVEARLPIVQESAAESVEPPVRKKWEPKGKVAEVLVDEAVVAPVVEVDPAGPAAPARKKWSPKRAGDV
- a CDS encoding helix-turn-helix domain-containing protein, which translates into the protein MDTPAIDFDEVDPNAVELILAESQIGSRIKQLRLKRSMGLVELGQATGLSASFLSQLETGRVVPTLRNLARLGLAFGKDLSYFFQPEKHSFFRIQRRKDRIRLPQPRPTNPSHIAESFGILVPDRSLGPCLAEFFPNTDTPPFQPRIYQGHEMVYMISGALDVVFGSRNERLEGGDVAFLDAETTRSFRCSGEVSATALIVSMPARSDRDVPRGGRL